In Theobroma cacao cultivar B97-61/B2 chromosome 7, Criollo_cocoa_genome_V2, whole genome shotgun sequence, the genomic window ATAAGCATGAAGCAGTCTTGGCAGGAGTCCAGACTGAGCGTGGCATGAATAAGCTactgtcatttttttttgttccacTGACAAATTGCCCTTGGATTGAGAGCGGGGAAACGCAACTGAactgtttttcttctttctttaattattattttatggaAACTTTATTATTAATACAATTTATTATAGTGTAAGCATCCATAGCCAAAATTCTGCTGTTCATTGCTCGTCATTTACATAAAGATTAGTATGGCTGAACAAGGTTGAAGAACAATGAGTTGTGAAGTCATTCATCTGTTCAAAAGCAACACAATAATCCTTCCATAGCAAACTTCCTTAAGATGTCCACCAAACCACGTCAAGATATTAAACCAATTACTTGATTGAAAACCAAAAATCATATGAGAGATTGCCATCATCAATTCAATGAACTTTTAAGTAACATTTGTATCCAAATTCAACATTAAAAAAAGCCCAATGTGCCATAttatcccaaaaaaaaaaaattcactagTAGCAACAATATTAAGTAACACCATCAAAACTTGTTTAGTCTCAAATCGACCTGCACAGCTCAATAATCTCAGTATCTCCTACCAGCACCACCCGGGCCACCAAAAACTGGGGGAGCAATCATAGCCTGTGGTTCAACTTCAACAAGGCCAGGAATATCAGCCATGCCAAGAGCAGAAAGCATGTCAAGAGTCTCCTTGTCAACCTTGATTTCATCAGTGTTAATAGCTGACTCGTCAGGAACAAAGTCCATGCGACGCTCACGCTCTTCTTCTTGTAGCTTGAGTGAAATGCCACGAACTGGACCCTTCTGAATGCGCTTTATCAAGTGTGTAGAGAAGCCAGCAATCTTGTTACGAAGGCGCTTTGTAGGAATGAGAGCAACCTCCCCAACAATCTTCTTGTTGGTGTGGAAGTCCAAGGTCATGCGAGAGTAGTAATTCTCAATGACCTGACGTGAGGACTTTTTCACTGTCTTGGTGCGAACACGACCCATCTTAGCTGTTCCTGCAAAGAGAAGACAAACAAAGAACGAATCTATTATGATTCTGGGTTTCACCTTTAGAAATGAAAGAGATATAGATAAAGTAGAAACAAAAAACCTCAAATTGAGGGGGGAAAAGATAATGCAATCAGGCCAACAAGTTTGCAAAATGAATAAGGGCTAGACTATGGTATTAGTTAATATTTTGAGAACATTGAAGCATGTTCAACATGAAAATAGATCAAATTcctctgaaaaaaaaaaaacatacaaACCAAGCATGAAGGTTCTTCAAAGACCATCAAAGTCCAGATAGGAAACAATTTAATTAGCGGGTTACGATCTTTGTTATCAGTACCATGAAGAATGCAAAACAGAAGCAAACAATTTCGGCAGAGGACCAAGAATAAGGCTACAATCAGTACAAACAATAAGAACAACACCCTAAGCCATTTGCTAAAGTGAATGAAACTACAAGCCTATGATACATCAAGTTAAGCCAAATTCCTTTCCCATCACATCTCAGAACAAAGACACAGAATTTTCAAAACCACCCAAAGAAAggaaacacatttttcataTTTCCCCCAGCAATCAAATTGATCAATGCATTGTGTTGTGGCCTTTTCAACACTGTGTATTTTGGATACAAAGGAGTAACTTTTCGCTTTACACAAGACGAAGTAGCAACAgcatataaaaacaaaagttgTGCTttcgtttcttttcttttcttttccttctctttttctaGTTTGCAACATTTTCTGAGTAACCAATCAAACAACGAAGAGAAGAACGTGAACGTACCTTGGTAAAGGCAACAGGGGAAGGTGAGGAAGCAGGGACGCCTGAGATCAACTAAGAGACTGAGGCTGCGGCTGCCACACGAGAGAAAGCAAACCCACCGCCAACAGCTTGGATTATAAAGCTCCGGACTTTGGACGCCGTTAATCTCGTTAGGGTTTTTCGacttttcaataattttttgttggcCCGTGATCTCTATGTGACCATGCAATTGaatccttttatttttatccttttacataattaaagtctttcttttgaaaaatttgcaATCAAGTCCTTGACTttgaattagaaaaaaaaaattacgtGGATGTGGCATAGAAATGTGAATTGCCTATTGTTAAGCCATGGGGCTTTTATGGCTTTGTGTATGTTAATACTTTTttagattaaataaatattttaaaatttcctcCAATGTCCAACGCATTTGTGTTAGATTGTAGTTATGAGCAAATTGATGGAAAAAGGGCAATGgcaattgataagaaaagaattggTAATGGCAGCATGCATTCCATGATCATTGCTTTGCCACAAACCATGTCCACCTATAGGTTCTGATGTAATTGTTTGTTGGACCGTAATTACTGAGAAGATAACTTTGGATATCTTACTTCTAAGCACTGTAGAGATGACAAAtctaattttctcttttgggGGAGATGGATTTTTGTGTCAGATCCTGAGATGTTTTCAGGATAGATTCCTCCATGAAGTAAGATGAATCCATTAGATAGAGGCTCCAAAGCTCGGGAAGGAGATGGAAGGAGATACCATTCATAGCCAAAGGACACCCAATCCATACCAACATAGAGAATGCTTGCATCTCATATCACACAGGAAAAGCATAAACTCATTTGATGGCTGCAAATTACAACTGAAAGCCTGTTTCCCCACAACTATTGGGACTTGGGAGTAGCATTCCAATGATGTACATCAATTAAATTTCCGAGTACAAAGAAAAAGCATGGCTGAAGAACGTGAGGTATGGAACTACTGTACTCTTCACAAGGTTAAAAGTGGgggtaaaaataatataagtaaacaattataataaatgaaattCACTTGCAGGCTTTCATAACAACATGAATAGAAACACTAGGATGCCAGCTGTGGCCATTGGCAGCAGCGATGGATTAGATATTAGCTGACTACCACTGGCATTTTCTGATGATGATGGCGATAATGCAGGGCATGCAAGCCCTTCTTTCCCTTCACGACACTCGCTAGCGAAAAGGCCTGGAGGATATTTCCCG contains:
- the LOC18593171 gene encoding 40S ribosomal protein S17-4, with the translated sequence MGRVRTKTVKKSSRQVIENYYSRMTLDFHTNKKIVGEVALIPTKRLRNKIAGFSTHLIKRIQKGPVRGISLKLQEEERERRMDFVPDESAINTDEIKVDKETLDMLSALGMADIPGLVEVEPQAMIAPPVFGGPGGAGRRY